ATACGCGTAAATCATATTTGGCCAAATGTTTATTTCTTGTGTGATTCTGATTTTGAATTTAAGCTAAAAGATCTTTAAACAACAATGTCTGCCAGTTAAACTTTTTATAAGGTGCATTACTTCTACAAGATTATATAATTGTATATGTGTAACTTTTTATATCCCAAACACACATccaacacacatgcatattcacaaacaaacacacacacaccaaacgGCTCTTCATTGAATCCCGCTCCAAACAcaattatatatgaaattgtACTTGTCAtagtaatatttataaattgcaataactGCAAAAGGTTTATAtgcaaaagagaaaaagatGAAATCTAATATTGATGAGAAATCTGTTTGTTATATTGATAAGCGTAACTGAAAAAGGCATTcattaaatcaataaaacatTCTTTAAGCTCAAGGTGACATGAACATCTATAATAATTGCCCCTTAAACCAAAATAGTGAAAATGCTcggttgtttgtttgttctaAAGCTTTGacaaaaaatttattaatggATGAATACACATGTGTAttagaaatttaattatattgaaattttgtGACAGCTGCGGCTAAGCAACAAAAAGCGACAAGTTTTTTAAAAACCCTAACGCGAGAGCCTCGCTCTGGGATGCTGCATACTAAGCGATGCAAATATTAAACTCTTTAGTTTATAGAAATGTGCATTGTTGTCTTTAAGTGGCTGTGAGGGAtacaatatattataataataatattaattgacTGACTGTTCTAATCCACATAGTCGCTAGATCCTTCTTCCTCGTCGtcattgctgctgctcgacTGGGCAACGGCTGTTTCTGGAGAGCGCAAGTGCTCGGCAATGCGAAAGTTTTGCAAAAAGTCACGCATGGCGTCCATCATCAAAGTCAACGATTGCTGAATACCAGCTTCTACAggaataaattaacaaatatacaCAGAGATAATGAGAAAGTTGCCACCAGAAAAActtctaattaaaatttacaaacgagacaaaaccaaatcaaaatttaaccTTCTGCTTCGCCTTGAACGTTGGGCTGACGCTGTGGAAAGCCAACAATTTCTGGTGCTGCGGCGCCAGCCTCTGCTGCGGCGTCCGGTTGTTGGTGTACAGCCGCAATATTGTTCAGATTGAATGATGGCAACAACGATTGGAAAAACATAGAAACAGAGTTGTTGGTATTTGTGGTTGGGCTGCTGCTCGAAGATGATTTTCTGTGAAATCAAGAAGTTAGCAATGAAAATCCTCTAGGATCCAGTCATagttattttctttaactaacCGCTGGTAGCAATTGACACTGTCAACGGGTGGTAGCGGATCGTATGTCATGATGGCCTGCTTCTCTTTCGAGACGAAAACGGCCAGCGGCACCTTCTCCTTGTAGTCAGATAGTATGACATGTCGTAGAATGGGACGAGGTGGTGTGCCGCCGTAGCGAACTGATCGTTTATCTTTGTAATCATTGATAATCGGATCTTTGCTGTCTATGCGATCCATTACAGCATTTACATTTGTTTCCAGCCAAAAGAGAACATCGTTCTGACGCCACACAACCTTGGCGCGGCACACATACAAGCAAACAAGCTGGTGTAGCGCTGGCGATTGACTAAAACGGAGAAAGAGAGTTTATTGATTAGATTGGGCTAACCGAGCTTGATAGTGGTAAATGGTGACTCACTCGCCAGACACATCGGTAAAGAAATATGATGAGGCTAGCACGCGTTTATCCGTCTGCACAGACATCTCATCCAGCAGCGGACGCAGCACGCCGGGAAACATGAGCAACGCATATTGCAGCGCCTCATTGGCACGCTCACATCTGCCGTGCAGCGTGTAAAGCGCCAGCGCATAAGAGTATGCCATATTGGGCaactgggcaagattgcgtgATGAATTATATAACTCGTAGAATTCCACTAGCCAGCTAAATTGCTTGCTGCGTAAGGCGTAATAGTCGATGACTAGTACCATGGCCAACGGATCAACATCAGGCTGCAGACTCAATACCAGCTTGGAGATTTCGAAAGCTGTCCGGCAACAGGCACGCTCCTCCAAGTACTGAGCGTGCTTAAAGAGCACAACGAAAAAGGCGCGATTCTCCTGTCGTCTGTAGTCCAGACGCGAATTGCCAGACGTCAGGCTGAAGTTGATGTGCAGTGAAgattccagcagcagcagtgcacGCTCGATCAGCTCGGACGCCAGAGCAAAGTCCTCGGTCATCTTGCAAACCTCACTTAGCTGCACCAGGGAGTCGACATGGTACGGACAACGCTTTATAAGTGTAATCAAAAATTCCGAATCAATGCGTTCCAATGCAGACAGAAACATGTGCTGCACGCCCTGATAGTACTGACTGTGCTGGAATGTGAACCATTGCACATTCTCTTCGTCGTTTATTTGAATTCTCGGACTGGTGGATGTGCCAGGCGTTTCGGGTGTTGGCAGCAACTTCATTGTGATGATGTTTTTGGTTAGCGGCGGCCATGAATCCTTGGCAGTTACCATGTAGGTGGATTTAAGTGTAGTCTTCTGGCGACCGCGCTTATTTCTAACAGAAAAGTGTCAAATTATTACCATAACCAAGCTTAGTTATTGTTGATAGAAACTTACTCAACTTTGACAACCCGCCTGCCAAAAGTGCGTCGCATCTCGTTTTGTTGATTCAAGTGCTTTAGCTCTaccattaaaagtttttgtcCGCCGCCAGCTGCTCCTGCAGCTGTTGGTGGCGCCGGTGTCTTCTCCAATTGTTTGGGCACTGCATCGTAGACTTTGCCCAGAAGTGGATCAACTTTCTCAAAGTATTTGTCCTGGCGCTCATTGTCTTCGCTACTGATATGATTGCCATGGGACCTGACCTTCTTCTTccgtttcttcttcttttttttagcaGCGGTATTTGCCTGTATTGCCGCCGATGGGTGCTCCGTCTCGTTGTCGTCCTCTTTGAATTCGCTCTCCGAGAGACTCTGTTGATTTAGCTGCAAATCACACATGATTTAGTAAAGCCAACGTCGCACATTGAAAACGTATGTATACTAACCAAATCAAATGGATTTAAATGCGATTTTCCTCTGACCGTGTCTAGTTCGTCATTGTCAGTTAAGTGGTCGTTGTCTAATTCATCATCGGGCGGCGTAGCTAGAATGTCTGATCCGCCCTGCATCTTTTTTAGCATTCGTGCGGacatgtttttatttgttactaAGCAAATTTACACatgtgaaaaattatttacaaaaaaatctACAAATAAATGTCGTTTTCCTgttctattttatttgtttttgtcacGAAGACTGACATCCCTGTCAAAATATACAGAATGTTATTAACATAACAGCGACAATTACATTCTTTACTGTGAGCGGTCTGTTGTCTCTCGCtttaagcatttttattttcacctAGTACCGGTCACACTTGCATTCCGGCTGCTGGACCAGCGGAAGAAACGGAGTTttgtatatttctatttttttggaCCTGTGAATATTCATGTTAAGCCATTTGTTTATACTGTTTTGGTGACTTAATGTTATAAACtaatattgttgtttattttgttaagtGTTGCTGCCAGTGGTCAGAGTAGTAGAGTCCAAGTGAAGCCCACTTTGGACACGAAGCTATCATCAATTTTCGCGCCCGCgccatttttttgtatttttaatcaTTGTTCATCATTATAATTATGGTGGCCTTAAGCATAGATGGCCTTAACAAAGTGGCAGTTGAGCTGGAACCAGACATCATATATCGTGTCGGACGCCGGTTGGGCCTAGAGTTTTTTATAGACGATGAGGTGAGAGGTCTTATTGCTTCCTTCGCACTACACACAAATTGAAGTGCCTTTCTATATTTACTTGGTTCCTCAGTCTATTGAGCTCGCGCATGCTACAATTGTTATCATAGCCGGCGGAATCGTGCGTGTATCAGCTGCGACTGGCAAAGTTTACGTGAAGGGCCTGGAAACGGGTCTGGAAATAAAGAGCATAAGCGAAGCAGATGCCGTCAACGGCCTTGTGGATTTGCGCTTTGGTAATGTGGCTGCCAAGCTGCAATTTAACGATGGCAAGCACCTGGATAACGGAGCGGTAATTATATCAGTCAAAGAGTATTTCAAATGAtaaaccattttcattgcaGGCAAAC
The sequence above is a segment of the Drosophila virilis strain 15010-1051.87 chromosome 3, Dvir_AGI_RSII-ME, whole genome shotgun sequence genome. Coding sequences within it:
- the Nulp1 gene encoding ribosome quality control complex subunit TCF25 translates to MSARMLKKMQGGSDILATPPDDELDNDHLTDNDELDTVRGKSHLNPFDLLNQQSLSESEFKEDDNETEHPSAAIQANTAAKKKKKKRKKKVRSHGNHISSEDNERQDKYFEKVDPLLGKVYDAVPKQLEKTPAPPTAAGAAGGGQKLLMVELKHLNQQNEMRRTFGRRVVKVENKRGRQKTTLKSTYMVTAKDSWPPLTKNIITMKLLPTPETPGTSTSPRIQINDEENVQWFTFQHSQYYQGVQHMFLSALERIDSEFLITLIKRCPYHVDSLVQLSEVCKMTEDFALASELIERALLLLESSLHINFSLTSGNSRLDYRRQENRAFFVVLFKHAQYLEERACCRTAFEISKLVLSLQPDVDPLAMVLVIDYYALRSKQFSWLVEFYELYNSSRNLAQLPNMAYSYALALYTLHGRCERANEALQYALLMFPGVLRPLLDEMSVQTDKRVLASSYFFTDVSGDQSPALHQLVCLYVCRAKVVWRQNDVLFWLETNVNAVMDRIDSKDPIINDYKDKRSVRYGGTPPRPILRHVILSDYKEKVPLAVFVSKEKQAIMTYDPLPPVDSVNCYQRKSSSSSSPTTNTNNSVSMFFQSLLPSFNLNNIAAVHQQPDAAAEAGAAAPEIVGFPQRQPNVQGEAEEAGIQQSLTLMMDAMRDFLQNFRIAEHLRSPETAVAQSSSSNDDEEEGSSDYVD